A genomic segment from Aegilops tauschii subsp. strangulata cultivar AL8/78 chromosome 1, Aet v6.0, whole genome shotgun sequence encodes:
- the LOC120968233 gene encoding uncharacterized protein, with protein sequence MGLLTQADRGHGPPGKFAVADLQEGNHMLRFLSETGKWENVALSPCQVPFARRMDIDQEALAFGGRLWWVDLAWGAISADPFSDRPELSFVELPRGSVLPAGVQDEAFRRGSPLRDAQGRVWWEQAPVSYRRMGVSQGRLRYVEVSQGEPFFLSSFVLDDEGRGWTLERRVVLNKLWGSTMGLPLQERGSTRIVLVDPLNANVVYLTVHRIAVVAVDMDRQEVIGCYPYRSDLCLPCVLPPWLRSSRIPSAGKKYVEKNKTLADVLVRSPSH encoded by the exons ATGGGCCTCCTCACCCAAGCCGATCGCGGGCACGGGCCGCCTGGCAAGTTCGCCGTCGCCGACCTGCAGGAGGGGAACCACATGCTCCGGTTTCTCTCGGAAACAGGCAAGTGGGAGAACGTCGCGCTCTCGCCGTGCCAGGTCCCATTTGCGCGGCGAATGGACATAGACCAGGAGGCGCTGGCATTCGGCGGCCGCCTGTGGTGGGTCGACTTGGCCTGGGGCGCAATCTCTGCCGACCCGTTCAGCGACCGGCCGGAGCTCTCCTTCGTCGAGCTGCCGAGGGGCAgcgtgctgccggctggcgtgcAGGACGAAGCGTTTCGCCGAGGAAGCCCGCTGCGTGACGCTCAGGGCAGGGTGTGGTGGGAGCAGGCGCCCGTCAGTTACCGGCGCATGGGTGTCAGCCAAGGGCGGCTGCGGTACGTGGAGGTCTCTCAAGGGGAGCCGTTCTTTCTCAGCTCCTTCGTGCTCGACGACGAAGGCAGGGGCTGGACGCTGGAGCGCCGAGTGGTGCTCAACAAGCTCTGGGGGAGCACCATGGGACTACCTTTACAGGAGAGGGGGTCGACACGCATTGTCCTTGTTGACCCGCTTAATGCCAATGTCGTTTACCTCACGGTTCACAGAATTGCCGTCGTCGCCGTGGACATGGACAGGCAGGAGGTGATCGGATGTTATCCCTATAGAAGCGACCTCTGTCTGCCATGTGTCCTTCCACCGTGGCTTCGATCGAGCCGGATCCCTTCTGCAG GCAAGAAGTATGTTGAGAAAAACAAGACTCTGGCAGATGTTCTAGTTCGTTCACCCAGTCACTAG
- the LOC120968236 gene encoding uncharacterized protein translates to MPLRRRLLGLSAAVSGGLRRSLATAAAHPPWVMLNREAQVIGAWSAAARLAEPPHVSELRLPEHVIEAFPAPDRYVLQLRAGAISGASGDGLLFLSVLNARFTPPAAGEQPAVLEHAHAPRVTRLVCNPLTRELSRLPDFVSDPKYDFVLAAQMAMGVLTQADRGQGPPDRFVAALLNGEQMLRFRSETGEWEAVALSPCFFPLPRPRRVTLDQETLAFGGRLWWVDLSWGALSADPFSDRPELSFVQLPRGSVLPEGAQDQARSLGVNTPFKYRRMGVSQGRLRYVEVSREEPFLLSSFVLDDEGSGWMQEHRVVLNKLWASHMSLPLQQGATTRIVLIDPVNANVVYLAVDTLAVVAVDMDREEVIGSYPYSDTACIPCVLPPWLGSSRIPSAGGKKFVWKNKTLVDVQVYSDSYYKR, encoded by the exons atgcctctccgccgccgcctcctagGTCTATCTGCCGCCGTCTCCGGCGGTCTCCGCCGCTCGCTCGCGACGGCCGCCGCGCACCCCCCGTGGGTCATGCTCAACCGCGAGGCGCAGGTCATCGGAGCGTGGAGCGCGGCCGCGCGCCTCGCCGAGCCGCCGCACGTCTCCGAACTGCGCCTCCCGGAGCACGTCATCGAGGCCTTCCCCGCCCCCGACAGATACGTCCTGCAATTGCGCGCCGGCGCCATCTCCGGCGCGAGCGGCGacggcctcctcttcctctccgtCCTAAACGCACGCTTCACCCCTCCCGCCGCCGGCGAGCAGCCCGCCGTCCTCGAGCACGCCCACGCGCCCCGCGTCACACGCCTCGTCTGCAACCCTCTCACCCGCGAGCTATCCCGCCTCCCGGACTTCGTCTCCGACCCCAAGTACGATTTCGTGCTCGCCGCCCAGATGGCCATGGGCGTGCTCACCCAAGCAGACCGCGGGCAGGGGCCGCCTGACAGGTTCGTCGCTGCCTTGCTGAACGGGGAGCAGATGCTCCGGTTTCGTTCGGAAACAGGGGAGTGGGAGGCCGTGGCGCTCTCGCCGTGCTTTTTCCCACTTCCGCGGCCGCGGCGAGTGACGCTGGACCAGGAGACGCTGGCATTCGGCGGTCGCCTCTGGTGGGTCGACCTGTCCTGGGGCGCACTCTCCGCCGACCCTTTCAGCGACCGGCCGGAGCTCTCCTTCGTCCAGCTGCCGAGGGGCAGCGTGCTGCCTGAAGGCGCGCAGGACCAAGCGAGGAGCTTGGGTGTCAACACACCTTTCAAGTACCGGCGCATGGGTGTCAGCCAAGGGCGGCTGCGCTACGTCGAAGTCTCTCGGGAGGAACCGTTCCTTCTCAGCTCCTTCGTGCTCGACGACGAGGGCAGCGGCTGGATGCAGGAGCACCGGGTGGTGCTCAACAAGCTCTGGGCGAGCCACATGTCCCTACCCTTACAGCAGGGGGCGACGACACGCATTGTCCTCATTGACCCAGTTAATGCCAATGTCGTTTACCTCGCAGTTGACACGCTAGCCGTCGTCGCCGTGGACATGGACAGGGAGGAGGTGATTGGGAGTTATCCATACAGCGACACCGCCTGCATACCATGTGTTCTTCCACCTTGGCTCGGATCAAGCCGGATCCCTTCTGCAGGAG GCAAGAAGTTCGTTTGGAAAAACAAGACTCTGGTAGATGTCCAAGTTTATTCTGACAGCTACTACAAAAGATGA
- the LOC120972740 gene encoding uncharacterized protein, translated as MSLRRLLGLSAAAAAVPGRPRRSLATAAAHPPWAIVKRWAAAADEPAPGALVHLDHPPRLSCLGVPKHLLTPMASPAADSYVNQIVTGSVRAASADGLLLLSYVDERVVFPVLAEQGAAPLRNEPTEHAVSVTRLVCNPVTGQLSRLPPALFYEPHVRKLMCGKHTGLLTRAGRGHDGHGPPDRFAVAALQGDRMARFLSETGRWESLPVSTCQLPLERAMVLDREVVAFGGRLWWLDTTCGAISADPFSDRPELCFVELPRGSVLPAAAPRDCPDCGDPCGGCGTSKHRRLCVSQGRLRYLEVSQEEPFVLSCFVLDVDKRGGWTLEHRLDLSRYEAHRYGHPWLPLKGENTPQVGFLDPLDANVVYMSACITTLENTPRVVFVVDMKIDLPFRSYAYRSGEPCFVPCVLPPWLGSSQIPSAGKKSVKKNKSLADVLVRADNLQKR; from the exons ATGTCTCTCCGGCGCCTCCTAggcctctccgccgccgccgccgccgtccccggACGCCCCCGCCGCTCCCTCGCCACGGCCGCCGCGCACCCTCCGTGGGCCATCGTCAAGcgctgggcggcggcggccgacgaGCCGGCGCCGGGCGCGCTCGTGCACCTCGACCACCCGCCGCGCCTCTCCTGCCTAGGCGTCCCGAAGCACCTCCTCACGCCCATGGCCAGCCCCGCCGCGGACAGCTACGTCAACCAGATAGTCACCGGCTCCGTCCGCGCCGCCAGCGCtgacggcctcctcctcctctcctacGTCGACGAGCGCGTGGTCTTTCCCGTCCTCGCCGAACAGGGCGCCGCTCCGCTGCGCAATGAGCCGACCGAGCACGCCGTCAGCGTCACGCGTCTCGTCTGCAACCCTGTCACCGGTCAGCTCTCTCGCCTCCCGCCCGCCCTCTTCTACGAGCCTCATGTCAGAAAGCTCATGTGCGGCAAGCACACGGGCCTACTCACCCGAGCCGGTCGCGGCCACGACGGGCACGGGCCGCCCGACAGGTTCGCCGTCGCCGCGCTGCAGGGGGACCGGATGGCCCGGTTTCTCTCGGAAACAGGCAGGTGGGAATCTCTGCCGGTCTCGACGTGCCAGCTCCCGCTGGAGCGGGCGATGGTGCTGGACCGGGAGGTGGTGGCCTTCGGCGGCCGCCTGTGGTGGCTGGACACGACCTGCGGCGCCATCTCCGCCGACCCGTTCAGCGACCGGCCGGAGCTCTGCTTCGTCGAGCTGCCGAGGGGCAGCGTGCTGCCGGCCGCCGCCCCACGGGACTGTCCCGATTGCGGGGACCCCTGCGGCGGCTGCGGCACATCGAAGCACCGGCGCCTGTGCGTCAGCCAAGGGCGGCTGCGGTACCTCGAGGTCTCTCAAGAAGAGCCGTTTGTGCTCAGCTGCTTTGTGCTCGATGTTGACAAGCGCGGTGgctggacgctggagcaccggctcGACCTCAGCCGCTACGAGGCTCACCGGTACGGCCACCCATGGCTGCCCTTAAAGGGGGAGAACACGCCACAAGTTGGGTTTCTTGACCCACTTGACGCCAATGTTGTCTACATGTCGGCCTGCATCACCACTCTTGAGAATACGCCACGAGTCGTCTTCGTCGTGGACATGAAGATAGACCTTCCGTTTCGGAGTTATGCGTATAGATCAGGCGAACCCTGCTTCGTACCTTGTGTTCTTCCGCCGTGGCTTGGATCGAGCCAGATCCCTTCTGCAG GCAAGAAAAGTGTTAAGAAGAACAAGAGTTTGGCAGATGTTCTGGTTCGTGCAGACAATCTGCAGAAGAGATGA